GACGACAACAAAGGACGAAGGATGGAGATGAAACAAAACGCCCTCAGAGCCAAAATGAAGAAGCTGCAGTTGCCTTTCTAACGGGTGGTTCTCTGGGATATAAAGGTCTGCACCTTTCAGTGACCACGTCTACCtcgtactgctgcacctttcactttttaaaaattgtatatatgttaataagagctgtcatttgcctatttactgtacagtgagtgaaaataactgagtcaaattccatgtcttgtttgacctgacttggccaaataaacatgattctgatgattctgattttctttattcatttatagCTTTCCCATTGAACTTTGTAGCaaattcaaaaaatatttttaaatgctCAGTAACTATGGATCCAGATTCCCGTCATTTAAAACTAGGAAATCCATTAAATCTGACACCATCTTTGGACTTTTTCCAGCtacagtatttaaaaaacaaaaaacattaccACTACAAAGGTAGCACTCGGAAGGCAGTGGTCAAGTTCTGCCtcaccttttttctcttgttctttcttttttgcggCGTCATCCCTCTGTTTCCTGATGATGGCGAGACGAGCGAGGTCAGCTTTAGCCTGGTCGGTCTTTCCTGCCAAGTGCATCTTCATGTAGCGCTCTTTCGCTTTCGCTTTCTCGATCTCTTCTCTGTGCACAGTCAAAGTGGAGAAAATAACATGTAAAAAGTCACTAATGAacgttttttaattaattttaaattaagGGTTCTTATTAATGCTATAAAACCTTCAGTTGACAAGAATTTTTTTGTGGCTGTGTCTCCAAACATTTGTCAGTTATATACAgctctaaataaaaaaaaatacataataataaaaaatataatatttacATTGTGATGTACTGCACAGTACACTGCCGTGTACTGTGTCGTGTACTGTGTCGTGTACTGTGTCGTGTACTGTGTCGTGTACTGTGTCGTGTactgcagtggttctcaactccggtcctcgggaccccctgccctgcatgtcttagatgtttccctgcttcagcacaccgtgatacaaggagctgtttcatcaacagaactgtccagactttgatgacaagctggtgacgactgttaattagaatcaggtgtgttgatgcagggaaacatctaagacatgcagggcagggggtcccgaggaccggagttgagaaccactggtgtACTGTGCCGTGTACTGTGCCGTGTACTGTGCCGTGTACTGTGCCGTGTACTGTGCCGTGTACTGTGCCGTGTACTGTGCCGTGTACTGTGCCGTGTACTGTGCCGTGTACTGTGCCGTGTACTGTGCCGTGTACTGTGCCGTGTACTGTGCCGTGTACTGTGCCGTGTACTGTGCCGTGTACTGTGCCGTGTTTGTCTTGCAGGTGCTTACATGGGCGGAGCCAAACCTGATGAGTAATTGGGAACACCTGGCCAGTGCTCCCACATTACTTAGGCTGCCTGCCCAAATGCCAGGGTGCTGGCCGGCTCTGCCATCACCACCTTTACTTTGTTGTGTTGCCTTCCCTTGTTTTAACACTGAAAACATGCACCTCCATACACCACTGATGCTGATTCTCCACACCCCATTGGTAGTTATTTTTGCATTTTCCTTTAATAAACTCATTAATCTTAAATTCTGTGCATCTCCCTCCTTTGTTGTGGTCTGCGAGCCGGTATTAACAACGTCCAGGCAAAAgatttctttaaattaattggTATGTAGTCTAATGGGGTTTGAATTGATTGATTTGGATGGGCCTGGCTGGACAACACCCACCTCTCTCTCCTTGATAACTGCCGGGGCTCATCCAGCTCGATCTGTGTAACCTTCTTGGCCTTCTGAGCCACTCTGTTAGGGTTTTCAATTTCTATTAAGCCCTCTACTCCAGCCCTCCTCCTCTGCAAACATGTTACAACAGTTCACACTATGTTAAGCGGACAATGAATTATTAACATTAATAGAAAATTACAAAGTTGCAAATCTATGCATTAAGTTAAACAGTGTCAGTAGTAACAGAGCAAGGGTCTGATGAAAACAGTGTGGCAGTACCTGAGAATCCTCATCATCACTTTCTTCTGAACCAGATCCTGGGAGTTTCTCCTCTGTCGTGTCTTTCTGAGCTGCTCCTTCATCCTGCCCCTCTTGTTCATGCTATAACATATAACATCCAAACAGCAAATGTAGTAATGACGGaccatgtatttttttctaagaaaaaaaaaaaaatgacccaGCTTgatgtggaatttatcaaaacacCAAACACCACGACTGCTGGTCTCATTCATTACTCATTCTACATTTTTGTGGGAGTTTTTACAATCGTGGTAAGGTTAGTCctatgatttttttgtttaaaaaaggaTAATAAACATAGTGGTAGCAACAgtaagtacaggac
This window of the Cololabis saira isolate AMF1-May2022 chromosome 21, fColSai1.1, whole genome shotgun sequence genome carries:
- the pdap1b gene encoding pdgfa associated protein 1b; amino-acid sequence: MPKGGKKGGHKGRMRTYTSPEEIDAQMKEEKEKQHEQEGQDEGAAQKDTTEEKLPGSGSEESDDEDSQRRRAGVEGLIEIENPNRVAQKAKKVTQIELDEPRQLSRREREEIEKAKAKERYMKMHLAGKTDQAKADLARLAIIRKQRDDAAKKKEQEKKAKEAAAAATRGINSLSLK